The following coding sequences are from one Venturia canescens isolate UGA chromosome 5, ASM1945775v1, whole genome shotgun sequence window:
- the Lamtor5 gene encoding uncharacterized protein Lamtor5 has product MERALEKMMEDITNAEGVTGCVFADQAGLCLGVKGTASADSAGLIAAIADQASKLQPGSEAPTICLESDTRQCLIRREGPMIGAVYKNPTH; this is encoded by the exons atggAGCGGgctcttgaaaaaatgatggaagaCAT AACCAATGCTGAAGGTGTCACAGGCTGTGTCTTTGCAGATCAAGCCGGTCTTTGCCTGGGAG TCAAAGGAACTGCATCTGCTGACAGCGCTGGATTAATAGCAGCCATCGCGGATCAAGCCAGCAAACTTCAGCCTGGATCGGAAGCTCCTACAATTTGTTTGGAAAGTGACACGAG ACAATGCCTGATACGGCGTGAAGGGCCAATGATCGGGGCCGTTTACAAAAATCCCACCCACTGA
- the LOC122411300 gene encoding fumarylacetoacetate hydrolase domain-containing protein 2 isoform X1: protein MPYRGRFRIFAKACLVSSRVNSRSDTNSLIIAGLATRIAVRNFSSTKALNMRFVQFVNKNGGPQHLGVQLQPGGDIIDVSAVNSRIPNNLKKFLEGGDELLNKAKRKENDNFKALVERIIAEGRSSIAESEVHFLAPIDRMDKLACVGLNYSGHCTEQGIKPPDSPVIFSKFPSNIIGPTDNLVLPSISDKVDWEAELAIVIGKKCKGLNNHEAEDCIFGYTVAQDISARDWQKGKRNGGQFLLGKAMDTFCPLGPAVVTKESIGDVNNLSVKTWVNGEIKQDGNTNEMIFKPHDIVAYISQFMTLLPGDVILTGTPGGVGFARNPPEYLKKGDVLETEISSLGRLKNNVV, encoded by the exons ATGCCCTATCGCGGaagatttcgtatttttgccAAGGCGTGCCTCGTATCATCACGAGTGAATAGTAGAAGTGATACGAATTCGTTAATAATCGCCGGTCTCGCGACACGTATCGCAgtcagaaatttttcatctacCAAGGCATTGAACATGAG GTTTGTGCAATTTGTCAACAAAAATGGAGGACCCCAACATCTCGGTGTTCAGTTACAACCAGGTGGTGATATTATTGACGTCTCTGCTGTAAATTCAAGAATTCctaacaatttaaaaaagtttCTCGAAGGCGGAGATGAACTTCTGAATAAAGccaaaag GAAggaaaacgacaattttaaGGCACTGGTTGAGAG AATCATAGCGGAGGGACGAAGCAGTATAGCAGAATCAGAAGTCCATTTCCTCGCACCCATAGATCGAATGGACAAATTGGCCTGTGTTGGGCTCAATTACAGCGGACACTGTACAGAGCAAGGCATCAAACCACCCGACAGCCCTGTTATATTCAGCAAATTTCCAAGCAATATTATTGGGCCTACGGATAACCTTGTGCTGCCATCAATATCCGAT AAAGTCGACTGGGAGGCCGAGCTCGCCATAGTTATCGGCAAAAAGTGCAAAGGTCTCAACAATCACGAAGCCGAAGATTGCATATTCGGTTACACAGTTGCTCAGGACATATCAGCTCGCGACTGGcagaaaggcaaaaggaacggTGGTCAATTTCTTCTGGGCAAGGCGATGGACACGTTTTGTCCTCTTGGACCAGCTGTTGTTACTAAAGAGTCGATCGGGGATGTTAATAATCTGAGTGTCAAAACGTGGGTAAATGGCGAAATCAAACAGGATGGTAATacgaacgaaatgattttcaaacctCACGATATCGTGGCCTATATATCACA ATTCATGACATTATTGCCCGGTGACGTAATTCTTACGGGTACTCCAGGCGGAGTTGGATTTGCACGCAATCCTCCAGAGTATCTTAAG AAAGGGGATGTTCTCGAGACGGAGATTAGCAGCCTCGGTCGTCTCAAAAACAACGTCGTCTGA
- the Shark gene encoding tyrosine-protein kinase Shark, which translates to MGSEEDLCWFHGNLSREGAENLLKSEEYEDGTFLVRESSTSSGDYVLSVLHDGEVIHYQIRKHGEDAFFSIDDETTIHGLDTLIEYYQEGNHSLEIKLTTPCKGISPPHDTRRHGRTNLLHRATIQGNYTIVSELLKCGYRSLEAKNQLGQTAVHLAAKDGADEILKKLIENKASVNCRDSAGYTPLHYACQSNLPSTVRILINGGANVQARHTETGMVPLHEAASAGHKEVIQVLLSMNAPVKPRTLADDIPADLARRNGHTECLKLLRNYESPTPKEKRSDWYHGTLDRQEAIALLHKHGDRDGSFLVRFSDRRGGTYVLTVMYHHQDFHFQIKKQNECLFIDNGPYLSSLEHVVDHYRCMPDGLPGPLVYPIPPGPRPPIPEMPPSIFNGNTLSKKRGSCPKTSYTESRLPETSSTGFATSCQNITFQMDIRPEINLSNNEPMDIRRRSLETNLNYPVTPLIQDFIPGENLILGEVLGEGEFGAVYEGVYIGVNGTSESVAIKTLRESHNNATRDEFLREARLMTTLKHHCVVKLIGFSEGPPLLMVQELVPLGSMLAYLLEFSDRVNPNYELKIWASQIASGMMYLEEMRLVHRDLAARNILLASRHQAKISDFGLSRTFGSSDYYKATQGGKWPIKWYAPESYNFGTFSHASDVWSFGVTLWEMFSFGQQPYGDRRGVDVIQLVEKGERLEKPEECPDGVYVVMQSCWSYAPQDRPTFKELLETFSSDPEYMNLKELVSEVDIS; encoded by the exons ATGGGATCCGAAGAAGATTTATGCTGGTTCCATGGTAATTTGTCGCGAGAAGGTGCTGAAAATCTGCTGAAATCAG aaGAGTACGAAGATGGCACTTTCCTTGTCAGAGAAAGCAGCACATCGTCAGGGGATTACGTTCTGTCTGTACTTCACGATGGCGAAGTTATTCACTATCAGATAAGAAAGCATGGAGaagatgcttttttttcaattg ATGACGAAACGACGATTCATGGTCTTGATACTCTCATAGAATATTATCAGGAAGGTAATCACAGTCTTGAAATAAAGTTGACGACTCCATGCAAAGGTATTTCTCCTCCACACGATACAAGAAGACACGGAAGAACAAATCTGTTGCACAGAGCTACGATACAAGGGAATTATACTATTGTTTCTGAGCTGTTGAAATGTGGATACAGAAGTCTAGAGGCTAAAAATCAATTGGGACAAACGGCTGTACATTTGGCTGCTAAAGATGGGGCGGATGAGATTCTCAAAAAGTTAATAGAAAACAAAGCCAGTGTGAATTGTCGAGATTCCGCTGGCTACACACCCCTGCAC TACGCTTGCCAAAGTAATCTACCCAGCACTGTGAGAATTCTCATCAATGGAGGCGCGAATGTACAGGCGAGACACACAGAAACAG gtATGGTACCACTACACGAAGCTGCAAGCGCTGGTCACAAAGAAGTCATTCAAGTTTTACTGTCGATGAACGCACCGGTAAAACCGCGTACTCTCGCTGATGACATTCCTGCTGACCTTGCAAGAAGAAACGGACACACAGAATGTCTGAAACTTTTGC GCAATTACGAAAGTCCAACACCAAAGGAGAAAAGAAGCGACTGGTATCATGGCACTTTAGATCGACAAGAAGCGATTGCCTTGCTTCACAAACACGGAGATCGCGATGGTTCCTTTCTCGTTCGATTTAGTGATCGACGTGGGGGAACTTACGTTCTCACCGTTATGTATCATCACCAAGACtttcatttccaaataaaGAAACAA AACGAGTGTCTCTTCATCGACAACGGTCCTTATCTATCCTCGCTCGAACACGTCGTCGATCATTATCGTTGTATGCCAGACGGATTACCAGGACCGTTGGTTTACCCAATACCGCCGGGACCAAGACCTCCGATACCGGAAATGCCACCCTCAATTTTTAATGGC AATACATTGTCAAAAAAGAGAGGTTCGTGCCCCAAAACGAGTTACACCGAATCACGTCTTCCGGAAACGTCGAGCACGGGATTTGCAACCTCTTGCCAAAATATCACTTTTCAAATGGATATTAGACCTGAAATCAATCTATCGAATAACGAGCCTATGGATATTAGAAGAAGGTCGTTGGAAACGAATCTGAACTATCCAGTAACGCCTCTCATCCAAG ACTTTATACCCGGCGAAAATTTGATTCTCGGAGAGGTACTCGGCGAAGGGGAATTCGGTGCCGTGTACGAGGGGGTTTACATCGGTGTGAATGGCACCTCTGAGTCCGTTGCTATAAAAACACTCAGAGAGTCCCACAATAATGCAACACGTGACGAATTCCTCCGGGAAGCGCGTCTCATGACGACCCTAAAACATCACTGTGTCGTCAAACTCATTGGTTTCTCCGAAGGCCCACCATTGCTGAtg GTGCAAGAGTTGGTGCCTCTGGGATCGATGCTAGCATATTTACTGGAATTCTCCGACAGGGTGAATCCGAATTATGAACTGAAAATCTGGGCTTCGCAAATAGCGAGTG GAATGATGTATCTGGAGGAGATGAGACTCGTACACCGGGATCTTGCAGCTAGAAATATATTGCTGGCTTCGAGGCATCAGGCTAAAATCAGCGATTTTGGATTGTCGAGAACTTTTGGTTCGAGCGATTATTACAAAGCGACCCAGGGTGGAAAATGGCCGATAAAATG GTACGCTCCCGAGTCGTACAATTTCGGGACGTTTTCTCACGCCAGTGACGTTTGGAGTTTCGGTGTAACACTTTGGGAAATGTTTTCATTCGGACAGCAGCCTTACGGTGACAGAAGAGGAGTCGAT GTGATTCAACTCGTGGAGAAAGGCGAACGACTCGAAAAACCAGAAGAATGTCCGGATGGCGTGTATGTCGTGATGCAAAGTTGCTGGTCGTACGCTCCGCAAGATCGTCCAACATTTAAGGAGCTCCTCGAGACATTTAGCAGCGATCCAGAATACATGAACCTTAAAGAGCTAGTATCCGAGGTTGATATCAGTTGA
- the LOC122411297 gene encoding protein RFT1 homolog: MAQNILKSSLENASFNIVFQILCRCVTFVLNAFVVRHVGQAVLGVMNVRLLLLESMILFLSREPFMKACLTNTADHNWAQVVNLLWLTVPICVIMSLIFGYIWLFTLTTTEALPSYYSFAVVAVAISCIIELSSLVVQLVSSAFLFVRLKIILDTAMIAFRTLTFVPLVLYRPENALLAFGVAQLVAAIFYTISHYTYFHYYIKTLNKSSRKRKMSVRDSSDELVPKEFPFHSVKDFLPGQLQNSGVRFDEKLTVLTWSFFRQGILKQILTEGERLIMTILPVLTFTEQGTYEVVNNLGSLAARFIFRPIEDSGYFYFTQMVKRDQSLSDQNPTKIRESVNVLTHLCSTVASLGLVVFVFGQSYSSTLLWLYGGAKLTTSLPVLLLRAHCLAVLLLGINGVTECYTNATADSVTINKSNLIMIYESAAFLCASYLLATWFGPVGFIFGNCVNMGLRIIHSTMFINKRHRDTVYRPLRGIVPTPVFTSTLIVSALVTNISQAYLFPEEKLLHLLVGIVMFVVVLLSWVYEHDELIKIAVNKWYERRNRQNAATSSRKND; this comes from the exons ATGGCACAGAACATTTTGAAAAGCAGTTTAGAAAATGCTTCCTTCAATATTGTATTTCAG atATTATGTCGCTGTGTAACTTTTGTCCTAAATGCCTTTGTCGTGCGGCACGTCGGTCAAGCGGTATTGGGCGTGATGAATGTCAGATTACTACTCCTGGAGTCCATGATACTGTTCTTGTCTCGAGAACCATTCATGAAAGCATGTCTGACCAACACGGCTGATCATAATTGGGCACAAGTCGTTAACTTGTTATGGCTTAC GGTACCCATATGTGTCATAATGTCATTGATTTTCGGGTACATATGGCTCTTCACCCTCACTACCACCGAGGCTCTACCATCCTATTACTCGTTCGCTGTCGTCGCCGTCGCTATTTCCTGTATCATTGAACTTTCATCTCTGGTCGTTCAGCTTGTATCCAGCGCCTTCCTCTTCGTCAGACTGAAG ATAATTCTCGACACAGCAATGATCGCTTTTCGAACTCTCACATTCGTTCCGTTGGTTCTATACCGACCTGAAAATGCTCTCCTCGCTTTCGGCGTTGCACAGCTAGTTGCAGCGATATTTTACACAATCAGTCATTAcacttattttcattattacatTAAAACGTTGAACAAATCGagcagaaagagaaaaatgtcaGTACGCGATAGTTCCGACGAGCTGGTACCAAAAGAATTTCCATTTCATTCGGTGAAGGATTTTTTGCCAGGACAATTGCAGAACAGC GGAGTtcgtttcgacgaaaaattgacTGTACTGACGTGGAGCTTTTTCCGGCAAGGCATACTCAAGCAAATATTAACAGAGGGCGAGAGATTAATTATGACGATACTTCCAGTATTGACGTTCACCGAACAG GGTACTTACGAGGTTGTGAATAATTTAGGATCTCTAGCAGCAAGATTCATCTTCCGGCCGATCGAAGATAGtggctatttttattttacacaaaTGGTCAAACGTGATCAGTCATTATCGGATCAAAACCCG ACAAAAATCCGTGAAAGTGTAAATGTACTAACGCACTTGTGTTCGACCGTGGCTTCGTTGGGCCTCGTAGTTTTCGTATTCGGTCAATCATACTCGTCAACTCTTCTGTGGCTGTACGGAGGGGCCAAATTGACGACAAGTTTGCCTGTTCTTCTATTACGTGCGCACTGTTTGGCAGTTTTACTTTTGGGAATAAATGGCGTTACGGAATGTTATACGAACGCAACAGCGGACAGCGTGACGATAAACAAGAGCAATCTCATCATGATTTACGAATCGGCAGCTTTTCTCTGCGCCTCTTATCTCCTAGCAACGTGGTTCGGCCCCGTTGGCTTTATTTTCGGTAATTGCGTCAATATGGGACTCAGGATTATTCACTCGACTATGTTTATCAACAAGCGACACCGTGATACGGTTTATCGTCCGCTCCGCGGCATCGTTCCCACACCCGTTTTCACTTCGACTCTCATAGTCTCGGCTTTGGTAACGAATATATCTCAA GCTTATCTATTTCCTGAGGAAAAATTGCTCCATCTGCTCGTTGGTATAGTGATGTTTGTCGTAGTTTTATTGTCCTGGGTCTACGAACACGACGAACTTATAAAGATAGCGGTAAACAAATGGTACGAGCGACGAAATCGTCAAAACGCTGCAACGAGTAGTAGGAAGAATGATTGA
- the Wwox gene encoding WW domain-containing oxidoreductase, which translates to MNSVMNDSDSEDELPPGWEERTTLDGNVYYVNHYTKGSQWTHPRTGRKKTVEGELPSGWEKCISEDGKVIFVDHMHRTTTYTDPRLAFATEYREASQPVRQRFDGSSTALAVLHGRDLRKKLALVTGANTGIGFETARSLAFHGCKVILACRDIKKAEEAVERIQNERDNTSCDTLQLDLSSLHSVKEAAEKFKQKYRTLNILILNAGVFALPYTLTDDGYEMTFQVNHLSHYYLTLLLENPLRSCRNSRIVVLASESHRFSSLQCPEDIHPLTLSPPAHRYWSMGAYNNSKLCNVLFAHELAKCWPSVSVFSCHPGNMVSSDLSRYSWMYRFLFSLVRPFTKSLQQAASTPVFCATAPELQGATGIYFNNCYRCDPSSISQDPAMAARLWTVSQEMIINVVKRDKLWYDLALK; encoded by the exons ATGAATAGTGTTATGAATGATTCTGACAGCGAGGATGAACTGCCGCCCGGGTGGGAGGAACGCACGACTCTCGATGGAAATGTTTATTACGTAAA cCATTATACCAAAGGTTCCCAGTGGACGCATCCCCGAACCGGCCGCAAAAAAACTGTCGAAGGAG AATTACCATCTGGTTGGGAAAAGTGCATTTCTGAAGATGGAAAGGTGATATTTGTCGACCATATGCATCGAACAACTACATACACCGATCCTCGTTTGGCTTTTGCCACCGAGTACAGAGAAGCGTCACAGCCAGTTAGACAACGCTTTGATGGAAGCAGTACAGCTCTGGCTGTTCTTCATGGCAGAgatttgcgaaaaaaattggctcTTGTTACAGGAGCTAATACGGGTATAG GTTTTGAAACTGCTAGATCTCTTGCGTTCCATGGTTGCAAAGTAATACTAGCTTGCAGAGATATCAAAAAAGCTGAAGAAGCGGTGGAAAGAATACAAAACGAAAGGGACAATACATCGTGTGATACATTGCAGCTGGATTTGTCTTCTCTCCACAGTGTTAAGGAAGCAGCTGAGAAATTTAAACAAAAGTACAG gACACTGAACATTCTCATATTGAACGCCGGAGTGTTCGCATTGCCTTATACCCTCACGGACGATGGATATGAAATGACGTTTCAAGTGAACCATTTATCTCATTATTATCTCACGTTATTGTTGGAAAATCCATTGCGAAGTTGTCGGAATTCTAGGATTGTAGTACTTGCTAGCGAATCTCACAG attttcaTCTCTGCAATGTCCTGAAGATATTCACCCTTTAACTCTTTCGCCACCGGCTCATAGATATTGGTCGATGGGTGCATACAACAATTCAAAATTGTGCAATGTTCTCTTTGCTCATGAATTGGCGAAATGTTGGCCATCGGTTAGCGTATTTAGTTGTCATCCAGGAAACATGGTTTCTTCGGACCTTTCCCGATACTCTTGGATGTatcgttttctattttcactCGTTCGACCCTTCACTAAATCGTTG caACAAGCAGCAAGTACACCAGTATTTTGCGCGACAGCACCAGAACTGCAGGGAGCAACAGGAATCTATTTCAATAATTGCTATCGCTGCGACCCATCTAGCATCTCTCAAGATCCGGCAATGGCTGCACGTCTCTGGACAGTTAGTCAAGAGATGATAATCAACGTAGTAAAAAGAGACAAACTTTGGTATGATTTAGCGTTGAAGTAA
- the LOC122411300 gene encoding fumarylacetoacetate hydrolase domain-containing protein 2 isoform X2 yields MPYRGRFRIFAKACLVSSRVNSRSDTNSLIIAGLATRIAVRNFSSTKALNMRFVQFVNKNGGPQHLGVQLQPGGDIIDVSAVNSRIPNNLKKFLEGGDELLNKAKRIIAEGRSSIAESEVHFLAPIDRMDKLACVGLNYSGHCTEQGIKPPDSPVIFSKFPSNIIGPTDNLVLPSISDKVDWEAELAIVIGKKCKGLNNHEAEDCIFGYTVAQDISARDWQKGKRNGGQFLLGKAMDTFCPLGPAVVTKESIGDVNNLSVKTWVNGEIKQDGNTNEMIFKPHDIVAYISQFMTLLPGDVILTGTPGGVGFARNPPEYLKKGDVLETEISSLGRLKNNVV; encoded by the exons ATGCCCTATCGCGGaagatttcgtatttttgccAAGGCGTGCCTCGTATCATCACGAGTGAATAGTAGAAGTGATACGAATTCGTTAATAATCGCCGGTCTCGCGACACGTATCGCAgtcagaaatttttcatctacCAAGGCATTGAACATGAG GTTTGTGCAATTTGTCAACAAAAATGGAGGACCCCAACATCTCGGTGTTCAGTTACAACCAGGTGGTGATATTATTGACGTCTCTGCTGTAAATTCAAGAATTCctaacaatttaaaaaagtttCTCGAAGGCGGAGATGAACTTCTGAATAAAGccaaaag AATCATAGCGGAGGGACGAAGCAGTATAGCAGAATCAGAAGTCCATTTCCTCGCACCCATAGATCGAATGGACAAATTGGCCTGTGTTGGGCTCAATTACAGCGGACACTGTACAGAGCAAGGCATCAAACCACCCGACAGCCCTGTTATATTCAGCAAATTTCCAAGCAATATTATTGGGCCTACGGATAACCTTGTGCTGCCATCAATATCCGAT AAAGTCGACTGGGAGGCCGAGCTCGCCATAGTTATCGGCAAAAAGTGCAAAGGTCTCAACAATCACGAAGCCGAAGATTGCATATTCGGTTACACAGTTGCTCAGGACATATCAGCTCGCGACTGGcagaaaggcaaaaggaacggTGGTCAATTTCTTCTGGGCAAGGCGATGGACACGTTTTGTCCTCTTGGACCAGCTGTTGTTACTAAAGAGTCGATCGGGGATGTTAATAATCTGAGTGTCAAAACGTGGGTAAATGGCGAAATCAAACAGGATGGTAATacgaacgaaatgattttcaaacctCACGATATCGTGGCCTATATATCACA ATTCATGACATTATTGCCCGGTGACGTAATTCTTACGGGTACTCCAGGCGGAGTTGGATTTGCACGCAATCCTCCAGAGTATCTTAAG AAAGGGGATGTTCTCGAGACGGAGATTAGCAGCCTCGGTCGTCTCAAAAACAACGTCGTCTGA
- the LOC122410437 gene encoding uncharacterized protein: protein MISYGEMMEPDVESSRTSLRKIARHEEPEFSNASILNSMEKFVKTVSEMEETILVPSRLLDLSVGDAGDMVCQKSKNVATIKDTMANTDLYRLYNIVNQMKLELLWSQKSSDDGQEEDEEEDRAIQESRRLKAASRASTENVRLGHARCPSTTSMQSVQSASSIISSSSDSDSDIGIENDSGLEIEENTDRMAHQAAEHFRRHLRGLHRSIKRMTQAAEYLTLRYQADVGGPV, encoded by the exons ATGATTAGCTACGGGGAAATGATGGAGCCGGACGTTGAGAGCAGCAG AACGAGTCTGCGTAAAATCGCGCGACACGAGGAGCCGGAGTTCAGTAACGCGAGTATACTGAACAGCATGGAAAAGTTTGTGAAAACAGTAAGCGAGATGGAGGAAACGATATTGGTGCCATCGAGGCTGTTggatctctcggtcggtgacGCCGGCGACATGGTTTGCCAAAAGAGCAAAAACGTAGCAACGATCAAGGACACAATGGCGAACACGGATCTTTATCGTTTGTACAACATCGTTAATCAGATGAAGTTGGAGCTGCTCTGGTCACAAAAATCGTCGGACGATGGACAGGAAGAGGACGAAGAGGAGGACCGTGCGATCCAGGAGAGCCGTCGATTGAAAGCGGCATCGCGAGCATCGACGGAGAACGTCAGATTAGGACACGCCCGTTGCCCGAGCACGACTTCGATGCAGAGCGTACAAAGCGCATCCTCGATAATCTCAAGCTCGTCAGATTCCGACTCTGACATCGGTATCGAGAACGATTCCGGGCTTGAGATCGAGGAGAATACCGACAGGATGGCGCACCAGGCAGCCGAGCACTTCAGACGTCATCTTCGGGGTCTCCATCGCAGCATAAAACGCATGACCCAAGCTGCGGAATATTTGACCCTCAGATATCAAGCGGACGTCGGTGGACCGGTCTGA
- the mRpL15 gene encoding 39S ribosomal protein L15, mitochondrial, with protein MASGPKFGREFALTMLKSLPRVCLRNLRPDPGTFKKDTRGRGQHGGDKHGAGNKGSGQRQNYMRPGYETGNNPFYLRFGYEPYYKGHHLRRQYPPLSLHQLQLLIDTNRLDTSKPIDLTALINTGIYGIEPDRKHAGVHLTDEGSEAFKAKVNIEVQWASEPVIAAVEKNGGVISTAYYDLHSLQCLIDTRKFFRRGVPIPRRMLPPMDCLEYYSSAATRGYLADPEKVSWERLVLSQKYGYVLPKIEEDPNYEMLTFRKDPRQIFYGLEPGWVVSLRDKAILKPTADYLKEFYAS; from the exons ATGGCGAGTGGGCCTAAATTCGGACGCGAGTTCGCGTTGACAATGTTAAAATCATTGCCTCGCGTGTGTCTCCGAAATTTGAGACCCGATCCCGGTACTTTTAAAAAG GATACAAGAGGACGAGGTCAACACGGCGGTGACAAGCATGGAGCTGGTAATAAAGGATCAGGTCAGCGACAGAATTACATGAGACCTGGTTACGAGACTGGAAATAATCCGTTTTACCTGAGATTCGGTTACGAGCCATATTACAAAGGACATCa TCTCCGACGACAGTATCCACCTCTTTCGCTACATCAACTGCAGTTGTTGATTGACACTAACAGGCTCGATACTTCGAAACCTATCGACCTCACAGCCTTAATAAATACAGGCATTTATGGAATTGAACCAGATAGGAAGCACGCCGGTGTTCATCTTACTGATGAA GGATCAGAAGCATTCAAGGCAAAAGTGAATATTGAAGTTCAATGGGCAAGTGAGCCCGTGATAGCagcagtagaaaaaaatggtggcgTAATTTCCACAGCTTATTACGATCTACACAGTTTGCAATGCCTCATAGACacaagaaaatttttccgaagAG GCGTTCCTATCCCTCGCCGAATGTTGCCACCAATGGATTGTTTGGAGTACTATTCAAGCGCAGCAACAAGGGGATATTTGGCTGATCCTGAAAAGGTTTCTTGGGAACGTTTAGTGCTGTCGCAAAAATACGGTTACGTATTGCCAAAAATTGAGGAGGATCCGAATTACGAAATGTTGACTTTCCGAAAAGATCCACGTCAGATATTTTATGGATTGGAGCCAGGCTGGGTTGTGAGTCTTCGGGACAAAGCTATACTCAAGCCAACGGCTGATTATCTCAAAGAATTTTATGCGAGTtaa